The proteins below are encoded in one region of Salipiger sp. H15:
- a CDS encoding tartrate dehydrogenase yields MSSNRLKIAVIPGDGIGKEVVPEGLRVLEAVAKRHNLGLQLDGFDFASCDHYAQHGQMMPDDWKAQVESHDAIFFGAVGWPETVPDHVSLWGSLLQFRRQFDQYISLRPARLMPGVPSPLAGRGPGDIDMWIVRENTEGEYSSIGGRMFPGTEREIVLQETVMTRTGVDRVLEYAFELAARRPRRRLTSATKSNGISITMPYWDERVEEMARAYPEVSWDKYHIDILTAHFVLNPDRFDVVVASNLFGDILSDLGPACTGTIGIAPSGNINPERRFPSLFEPVHGSAPDIAGQGIANPIGQIWAGAMMLEHLGHPEAAAEIVAAIERVLAEPALRTRDLGGSADTQTCGRAVADALG; encoded by the coding sequence ATGAGCAGCAACAGGTTGAAAATCGCCGTCATTCCCGGTGACGGCATCGGCAAGGAAGTCGTGCCCGAAGGGCTGCGCGTGCTCGAGGCGGTGGCCAAGCGCCACAACCTTGGCCTGCAACTCGACGGGTTCGACTTCGCCTCCTGCGATCACTACGCGCAGCACGGCCAGATGATGCCCGATGACTGGAAGGCGCAGGTCGAAAGCCACGATGCCATCTTCTTCGGCGCGGTCGGCTGGCCCGAGACGGTGCCTGACCATGTCTCGCTCTGGGGCTCGCTGCTGCAGTTCCGCCGCCAGTTCGACCAGTACATCTCGCTGCGCCCGGCGCGGCTGATGCCGGGCGTGCCGTCGCCGCTGGCCGGGCGCGGCCCGGGCGACATCGACATGTGGATCGTGCGCGAGAACACCGAGGGCGAGTATTCCTCGATCGGCGGGCGCATGTTCCCCGGCACCGAGCGCGAAATCGTGCTGCAGGAGACGGTGATGACCCGCACCGGCGTCGACCGGGTGCTGGAATATGCCTTCGAGCTGGCCGCGCGCCGTCCGCGCCGGCGGCTCACCTCGGCCACCAAGTCGAACGGCATCTCGATCACCATGCCCTACTGGGACGAGCGGGTCGAGGAGATGGCCCGCGCCTATCCCGAGGTGAGCTGGGACAAGTATCACATCGACATCCTGACCGCGCATTTCGTGCTGAACCCCGACCGCTTCGACGTGGTGGTCGCCAGCAATCTCTTCGGCGACATCCTGTCGGATCTCGGCCCGGCCTGCACCGGCACCATCGGCATCGCGCCCTCGGGCAACATCAACCCCGAGCGCCGCTTCCCCTCGCTCTTCGAGCCGGTGCACGGCTCGGCGCCCGACATCGCGGGGCAGGGGATCGCCAACCCGATCGGGCAGATCTGGGCCGGGGCGATGATGCTCGAGCACCTCGGCCATCCCGAGGCGGCGGCCGAGATCGTCGCGGCCATCGAACGGGTGCTGGCCGAACCCGCCCTGCGCACCCGCGACCTCGGCGGCAGCGCCGACACGCAGACCTGCGGCAGGGCGGTGGCCGATGCGCTTGGCTGA